The genomic DNA TCGTCTCTATTCCCCTGCGAGGCTTGTCCCGCTCTCCAACAGGTCCAAGCTGCCGTTAACTGCTTCTCGAGCGCATGCCCGGCGAGGCCCCTCACTCAAGGAAAATGGAGTCGCTTCGGGTAAGCAAGTCAGTGCGTGTGTGTATGCGAATTAGCCGATTGCCAGTTTCCGGTGCTGAGACTCTGTGCTGTGTTAATTTTTTGATTCAGCTGCTGATCTTCAATTTGAAGCTCCTCTGAAGATAGTGGAGTATCCGGACCCTATACTGAGAGCAAAGAACAAGCGGATTGGCACATTTGACGATAACCTGAAGAAGCTAGTGGATGAGATGTTCGACGTTATGTACAAGTAAGTTCAGTGCGTGCTTAAATTCGATGAGATTGTCGCTTGTTGCTCGGAtttctgatgttatcttcatATTATGATCGAGGATATATTGTTAGGTGATCTTCCGCCCAGAAACTTGCTATGTAGTCATCTTGTTTGAATTTGGAGATATTTGTGGTGATGTTAGAAGTATTTAACTGCTGATAAGAAATGCTCAGTATGCTCAGAAAGTTTTCTACAGAACTGATGGGATAGGGCTCTCAGCTCCCCAAGTTGGAATCAACGTTCAGCTCATGGTGTTTAACCCAGTTGGCGAGCGTGGTGAGGGCGAGGAGATCGTTCTTGTGAACCCTAGGGTCGGAAGATACTCCAAAAAGACGGTGCTCTTCAATGAAGGCTGCCTCTCCTTCCCTGGAATCTATGCTGATGTGCAGGTATAGTGTTTGTTCATTTAT from Punica granatum isolate Tunisia-2019 chromosome 2, ASM765513v2, whole genome shotgun sequence includes the following:
- the LOC116196817 gene encoding peptide deformylase 1B, chloroplastic/mitochondrial isoform X2, yielding MARACAWLHLSSLSQSLLPGAYLRRAPPSSSMLPSRLYSPARLVPLSNRSKLPLTASRAHARRGPSLKENGVASAPLKIVEYPDPILRAKNKRIGTFDDNLKKLVDEMFDVMYKTDGIGLSAPQVGINVQLMVFNPVGERGEGEEIVLVNPRVGRYSKKTVLFNEGCLSFPGIYADVQRPESVKIDAHDISGARFTFDLSGLPARVFQHEFDHLKGIVFFDRMTEEVVESIRADLQALEKKYEAKTGRPSPERIETRKKKVAVGFGKS
- the LOC116196817 gene encoding peptide deformylase 1B, chloroplastic/mitochondrial isoform X1 — protein: MARACAWLHLSSLSQSLLPGAYLRRAPPSSSMLPSRLYSPARLVPLSNRSKLPLTASRAHARRGPSLKENGVASAADLQFEAPLKIVEYPDPILRAKNKRIGTFDDNLKKLVDEMFDVMYKTDGIGLSAPQVGINVQLMVFNPVGERGEGEEIVLVNPRVGRYSKKTVLFNEGCLSFPGIYADVQRPESVKIDAHDISGARFTFDLSGLPARVFQHEFDHLKGIVFFDRMTEEVVESIRADLQALEKKYEAKTGRPSPERIETRKKKVAVGFGKS